The following are encoded together in the Xiphophorus hellerii strain 12219 chromosome 3, Xiphophorus_hellerii-4.1, whole genome shotgun sequence genome:
- the LOC116717856 gene encoding tripartite motif-containing protein 16-like, whose translation MEQLDRETFSCSICLDLLKDPVAIPCGHSYCMNCITNFWDEGEKKKNYHCPQCRKTFTQRPDLQKNAMLAALVEQLKKTGLQAAPADLHYAGPEDVACDSCTGRKLKAIKSCLFCLASFCEKHLQPHHDVAPYKKHKLVEPSKNLQENICSRHDEVMKMFCRTDQKCICYLCSVDEHKGHDTVSAAAERTERQRELEERRGKIQQMIQDQEKNVKLLQQEVEAINHSAEKAVEDSEKIFAELIRLLQKRSSEVKQQIRSQQETEVSRVKDLQEKLEQEITELKRKDAELEQLSHTEDHNQFLLNYPSLPALSESTHSSSINIRPLRHFEDVTAAVSELREKLQDVLRDSWTNISVMVTDVDVLLSEPEPKSRAGFLRYSCEITLDPNTARSFLLLSEGNRKVTLMKRDQSYSSHPDRFTGWFQVLSRESLTGCCYWEVEWSGKGVYVAVAYKNISRVGVGNECGFGRNDKSWALECYQNSFRFGHNNIWTSISGPGSSRIGVYLNHRAGILSFYSVSETMTLLHRVQTRFTQPLLAGVWVCNTGTSAEICEPK comes from the coding sequence ATGGAGCAGCTGGACCGAGAAACCTTCTCCTGTTCCATCTGtctggatctactgaaggatccggtggctattccctgtggacacagctactgtatgaactgtattaCAAACTTCTGGGATGAaggtgagaaaaagaaaaactaccacTGTCCTCAGTGCAGGAAAACCTTCACACAGAGGCCTGACCTGCAGAAAAACGCCATGTTAGCAGCTttagtggagcagctgaagaagactggactccaagctgctcctgctgatcTCCActatgctggacctgaagatgtggcctgtgattcctgcactggaagaaaactgaaagccatcAAGTCCTGTTTATTCTGTCTGGCCTCTTTCTGTgagaaacaccttcagcctCATCATGATGTGGCTCCATAtaagaaacacaagctggtggagccgtccaagaacctccaggagaacatctgctctcgtcatgatgaggtgatgaagatgttctgccgcactgatcagaagtgtatctgttatctctgctctgtggatgaacataaaggccaCGACACAgtctcagctgcagcagaaaggactgagaggcagagagagctggaggagagacgaggaaaAATCCAGCAGATGATCCAGGACCAGGAGAaaaatgtgaagctgcttcaacaggaggtggaggccatcaatcacTCTGCTGAGAaagcagtggaggacagtgagaagatcttcgctgagctgatccgtctcctccagaaaagaagctctgaggtgaagcagcagatcagatcccagcaggaaactgaagtgagtcgagtcaaagatcttcaggagaagctggagcaggagatcactgagctgaagaggaaagacgctgagctggagcagctctcacacacagaggatcacaaccagtttctcctcaactacccctcactgccagcactcagtgagtctacacactcatccagcatcaacatccgtcctctgagacactttgaggacgtgacagcagctgtgtcagagctcagagagaaactacaggacgtcctgagagactcatggacaaacatctcGGTGATGGTCACTGATGTGGATGTTctactgtcagaaccagaaccaaagagcagagctggaTTCTTAAGATATTCATGTGAAATCACACTGGACCCAAATACAGCACGCAGTTTTCTGTTACTATCAGAGGgaaacaggaaggtgacattaATGAAGCGGGATCAGTCTTATTCTAGTCACCCAGACAGATTTACTGGTTGGTTTCAGGTTCTGAgtagagagagtctgactggatgttgttactgggaggtggagtggagcGGGAAAGGGGTTTATGTAGCAGTCGCATACAAGAACATCAGCAGAGTAGGAGTTGGGAATGAATGTGGATTTGGACGTAATGACAAATCTTGGGCATTAGAGTGTTACCAAAACAGTTTTAGATTTGGTCACAATAATATCTGGACCTCCATCTCAGGTCCTGGTTCCTCCAGAATAGGAGTTTACCTGAatcacagagcaggtattctgtccttctacagcgtctctgaaaccatgactctcctccacagagtccagaccagattcactcaGCCGCTACTGGCTGGAGTTTGGGTTTGTAACACTGGAACCTCTGCAGAGATCTGTGAACCCAAAtag
- the LOC116717855 gene encoding tripartite motif-containing protein 16-like, whose protein sequence is MEQQAVQLDRETFSCSICLDLLKDPVTIPCGHSYCMNCITNFWDEGEKQKNYHCPQCRKTFTQRPDLQKNTMLAALVEQLKKTELQAAPADLHYAGPEDVACDSCTGRKLKAIKSCLFCLASFCETHIQPHHDVAPYKKHKLVEPSKNLQENICSRHDEVMKMFCRTDQKCVCYLCSVDEHKGHDTVSAAAERTERQRELEERRGKIHQMIQDQEKNVKLLQQEMEAINHSAEKAVEDSEKIFTELICLLQKRSSEVKQQIRSQQETEVSRVKDVQEKLEQEITELKRKDAELEQLSHTEDHNQFLLNYPSLPALSESTHSSSINIRPLRHFEDVTAAVSELREKLQDVLRDSWTKISVMVTDVDVLLSEPEPKSRAGFLRYSCEITLDPNTAHKQLLLSEGNRKVTAMNQHQSYSSHPDRFTDWWQVLSRESLTGRCYWEVEWSGEQVYVAVAYKNISRVGGGNECKFGRNDKSWALECSQNSFRFGHNNIRTSISGPGSSRIGVYLNHTAGILSFYSVSETMTLLHRVQTRFTQPLLAGVWIYTYGDSIEFCKSK, encoded by the coding sequence ATGGAGCAGCAGGCAGTTCAGCTGGACCGAGAAACCTTCTCCTGTTCTATCTGtctggatctactgaaggatccAGTGACtattccctgtggacacagctactgtatgaactgtattaCAAACTTCTGGGATGAAggtgagaaacagaaaaactaccACTGTCCTCAGTGCAGGAAAACCTTCACACAGAGGCCtgacctgcagaaaaacaccatgttagcagctttagtggagcagctgaagaagactgaactccaagctgctcctgctgatcTCCActatgctggacctgaagatgtggcctgtgattcctgcactggaagaaaactgaaagccatcAAGTCCTGTTTATTCTGTCTGGCCTCTTTCTGTGAGACACACATTCAGCCTCATCATGATGTGGCTCCATAtaagaaacacaagctggtggagccgtccaagaacctccaggagaacatctgctctcgtcatgatgaggtgatgaagatgttctgccgcactgatcagaagtgtgtctgttatctctgctctgtggatgaacataaaggccatgacacagtttcagctgcagcagaaaggactgagaggcagagagagctggaggagagacgaggaaaAATCCATCAGATGATCCAGGATCAGGAGAaaaatgtgaagctgcttcaacaggagaTGGAGGCCATCAATCACTCTGCTGAGAaagcagtggaggacagtgagaagatcttcactgagctgatctgtctcctccagaaaagaagctctgaggtgaagcagcagatcagatcccagcaggaaactgaagtgagtcgagtcaaagatgttcaggagaagctggagcaggagatcactgagctgaagaggaaagacgctgagctggagcagctctcacacacagaggatcacaaccagtttctcctcaactacccctcactgccagcactcagtgagtctacacactcatccagcatcaacatccgtcctctgagacactttgaggacgtgacagcagctgtgtcagagctcagagagaaactacaggacgtcctgagagactcatggaCAAAGATCTCAGTGATGGTCACTGATGTGGATGTTCTactatcagaaccagaaccaaagagcagagctggaTTCTTAAGATATTCATGTGAAATCACACTGGATCCAAATACAgcacacaaacagctgttactATCAGAGGGAAACAGGAAGGTGACGGCAATGAATCAGCATCAATCTTATTCTAGTCACCCAGACAGATTTACTGATTGGTGGCAGGTTCTGAgtagagagagtctgactggacgttgttactgggaggtggagtggagcGGGGAACAAGTTTATGTAGCAGTCGCATACAAGAACATCAGCAGAGTAGGAGGTGGGAATGAATGTAAATTTGGACGTAATGACAAATCTTGGGCATTAGAGTGTTCCCAAAACAGTTTTAGATTTGGTCACAATAACATCAGGACCTCCATCTCAGGTCCTGGTTCCTCCAGAATAGGAGTGTATCTGAATCACACAGCAggtattctgtccttctacagcgtctctgaaaccatgactctcctccacagagtccagaccagattcactcaGCCGCTACTGGCTGGAGTTTGGATTTATACTTATGGAGATTCTATAGAGTTCTGTAAATCCAAatag
- the LOC116717857 gene encoding tripartite motif-containing protein 16-like produces the protein MEQLDRETFSCSICLDLLKDPVAIPCGHSYCMNCITNFWDEGEKQKNYHCPQCRKTFTQRPDLQKNTMLAALVEQLKKTGLQAAPADLHYAGPEDVACDSCTGRKLKAIKSCLFCLASFCEKHLQPHHDVAPFNKHKLVEPSKNLQENICSRHDEVMKMFCHTDQKCICYLCSVDEHKGHDTVSAAAERTERQRELEERRGKIQQMIQDQEKDVKLLQQEVEAINHSAEKTVEDSEKIFTELIRLLQKRSSEVKQQIRSQQETEVSRVKDVQEKLEQEITELKRKDAELEQLSHTEDHNQFLLKYPSLPALSESTHSSSINIRPLRHFEDVTAAVSELREKLQDVLRDSWTKISLMVTEVDVLLSEPEPKSRAGFLRYSCEITLDPNTARSFLLLSEGDRKVTVMGQGQSHSSHPDRFTKYFQVLSRESLTGCCYWEVEWSGKGVYVAVAYKNISRVGVGNECGFGRNDKSWALECYQNSFRFGHNNIWTSISGPGSSRIGVYLNHRAGILSFYSVSETMTLLHRVQTRFTQPLLAGVGFYYMVGSAEFSKPK, from the coding sequence ATGGAGCAGCTGGACCGAGAAACCTTCTCCTGTTCCATCTGtctggatctactgaaggatccggtggctattccctgtggacacagctactgtatgaactgtattaCAAACTTCTGGGATGAAggtgagaaacagaaaaactaccACTGTCCTCAGTGCAGGAAAACCTTCACACAGAGGCCtgacctgcagaaaaacaccatgttagcagctttagtggagcagctgaagaagactggactccaagctgctcctgctgatcTCCActatgctggacctgaagatgtggcctgtgattcctgcactggaagaaaactgaaagccatcAAGTCCTGTTTATTCTGTCTGGCCTCTTTCTGTgagaaacaccttcagcctCATCATGATGTGGCtccatttaacaaacacaagctggtggagccgtccaagaacctccaggagaacatctgctctcgtcatgatgaggtgatgaagatgttcTGCCACACTGATCAGAAGTGTATCTGTTATCTCTGCTCtgtggatgaacataaaggccaTGACACGgtctcagctgcagcagaaaggactgagaggcagagagagctggaggagagacgaggaaaAATCCAGCAGATGATCCAGGACCaggagaaagatgtgaagctgcttcaacaggaggtggaggccatcaatcacTCTGCTGAgaaaacagtggaggacagtgagaagatcttcactgagctgatccgtctcctccagaaaagaagctctgaggtgaagcagcagatcagatcccagcaggaaactgaagtgagtcgagtcaaagatgttcaggagaagctggagcaggagatcactgagctgaagaggaaagacgctgagctggagcagctctcacacacagaggatcacaaccagtttctcctcaaatacccctcactgccagcactcagtgagtctacacactcatccagcatcaacatccgtcctctgagacactttgaggacgtgacagcagctgtttcagagctcagagagaaactacaggacgtcctgagagactcatggacaaagatctcactgatggtcactgaggtggatgttctactgtcagaaccagaaccaaagagcagagctggaTTCTTAAGATATTCATGTGAAATTACACTGGATCCAAATACAGCACGCAGTTTTCTGTTACTGTCAGAGGGGGACAGGAAGGTTACGGTGATGGGTCAGGGTCAGTCTCATTCTAGTCACCCAGACAgattcacaaaatattttcaggttctgagtagagagagtctgactggatgttgttactgggaggtggagtggagcGGGAAAGGGGTTTATGTAGCAGTCGCATACAAGAACATCAGCAGAGTAGGAGTTGGGAATGAATGTGGATTTGGACGTAATGACAAATCTTGGGCATTAGAGTGTTACCAAAACAGTTTTAGATTTGGTCACAATAATATCTGGACCTCCATCTCAGGTCCTGGTTCCTCCAGAATAGGAGTTTACCTGAatcacagagcaggtattctgtccttctacagcgtctctgaaaccatgactctcctccacagagtccagaccagattcactcaGCCGCTACTGGCTGGAGTTGGCTTTTATTACATGGTAGGATCTGCAGAGTTCAGTAAACCTAAAtag